A stretch of DNA from Takifugu flavidus isolate HTHZ2018 chromosome 13, ASM371156v2, whole genome shotgun sequence:
AGCTTGATTTTGCCTCTACACACGTTCACATTCTCCACAGCATTGTCCTGGTGGCTTGTAAGGGTGGCTGCAGTCTCCATAGCATGGGATCCTGGTGCAGACAACGTCCCCTCCGTAACAGTAGCACACGCCACACGGGTTGTTGCCATCAGCAAACTCAGTGCCATCTGCATATTCTTTACCGTGATACATGCAGCCTGCAAGCAAACAATTGAAAACACAAGCTTGGGGAGATGGCCCTCAGTAGGACGTGTATGATCAGTGGATCCTCTCCAGGAGctgttgtttgctgttgttaGGTTCAAATCTCACCCTCGCAGGACATGCAGCACTGCCGCTGCACTGGGTGCTTGCAGTTGGAGGGAGGACAGCGTTTCCGGTCACACCGAACGGAGCCCTCACGACAAATACAAGCCACACACGTATCTGAAGAGTCATCCCACATTTCCCCGTTGGCTCGCTCTCGGCCCTCGTGAAGGCAGCCTACGAGGCATGCAGGCACTTTATGCAACCAGTCTCTCAAAGCGTTTAATCTTGTCTCCAATTTAGGCAAAAAGGAATCGTACCCTCGCAGGTCCGACAGCACTCCTGCAGGATGGGGTGTGAACATGCCGCAAAGGGGCAAGGTTTGCGCTGACAGCGGACAGCGCCGTCGGTACAAGCGCACGATTGACAGCTATCAGACGGGTGGTAGAACCGTTGACTGTGTCTGTAGGTCTGTTTTTCAAACACACAGTCAGCTGGAGgcgctggggaaaaaaatggagaaaaaggtCAAACTGTGAAATTGATCATTTTTCCATATAATGTCGCGTATTACTTTGTAGTTGTTACCGGGACATCTGGGACAGCAGTCTCCAGGCAGCAAATTGGGGTTCGTGCACGCCAGCTGAGGACACCTCTTCATCAAACACTGGACATTCCCATTCTGCAGTATAAACACAACACACTTTGACGTGACAGAGGTGATGAAACACCAGAATTGAGCCTTAAATAAGACTGTTTTTACTATGCAGCTGCATGTCCTGCACGAGTCGGTAGGGTGGGGAAAATCCTGTCCATTGGGATACACTTTTCCAGCATAGTTGCATCCTGAAGCAAAAGCGTGTGATTTAAGGGACTGATTAAATGTTGTCCAGTTTTTGAACAGAAAGTGCTTATTTCCTGACCGTTACAGTTGTTTTGACAGCATAGCCCGGACAGAGGAGCGTTGCAGTGAGGACGGGGACACTGCGTTTGTTGGCATTCAGTCGAGCCGCTCACACACTTGCATTCCTCACAGGCGTTGAATGGGTTTGGAAAAGCCTCTCCGTCCACAAAAACACGGTTTTCAAAGACGCAATCTTTGAAAAGCAAGGGAACAAAATGAACGCAAGGCTGGAGCAAGTCCATTCTCAACGGGATTCATTACCTGGACATTTAGGACAACACTGTCCTGGTGGCGTGTATGAattggaacagttcaggggaggaCAGGGGCTTCGGTCGCACACTACACTGCCATACTGTGGAGAGGCAGGCTGTGTCGTGAGTTTGAAAGTGAACAGGAGTGTGTTGAGTTTGTTTAAACAAAGACATGTTTACCTGACAGGCGCAGACTTGGCAAGGCTGGTCAGGGGTCGAAAACCTCTGGCCGTTGCTATAGATGCGATGGTTATAGGTGCAACTTTCACACGATGCACAGCAGGAACCTGAGGGAAGTAAAGAAGCggtgtgatgacatcacagatcTGTAAAAacaaccctcacacactcacagtcagGTCGTACCAGGGGCTTTAGTGGGGTGCGAGCAGTCAGTGGTGAGGCAGCGAGTCGGTGAACACTGGGGCGTTCCATTAATGCAGGTGCAAATAATGCAGGGACCGTCCGGGTGCCATTTAGAACCTTCCTCATATTCAAGCCCATCCAGCACACAGGCTACAAGGAGACAAGAGGAGAGAGATCTTTATGCTcagctgcacctgtgtgtgcatgtgagtctTTACCTTTGCAGGTCGGACAGCAGGCATGTGGATCTATGATGGGGTTGGTGCATTTGATGGGAGGGCACTTCTCTTCCTGGCAAATAACACTGCCGCCCTTTAACAGACAAAATCCCCCAACATGACCACAGTAGAGATGAGGCATAGCGACATTCTAGCATCAAATTCTTATACAGATGAGGAAAATAGTCAACTTTTAAAGATCATATGCaaatttctttaaatataaaaaaacataaaaaccagCCAGACCTTTGAgttgttttccattttctttataTCTGACTTATTTCAAAGAGAATGGTGGATTTATTcaaggaaacagtctgttttttttaccttttgctTTTACCTAGACACTGATTTAATGTGAAAATGGTTTATTTAGCATGCAAGCCTCTGTGGGTGGCCAAATGGAAACATCAGGCTCAGCAGACATGTCAAGGCAAGTGAGACAGAAATGTAATGATGTGACATTATCGAAAATAAACAGTTCCTGACAAGAAACCTCTGTCTCACCACCAACCGTCAGGACTGATGAGAAAAAAACCAGTTGTGTCGCTCACAACAGCAGGATTACGTGTCTGGAAGTTTGGCGACTTTTCTGCTACAAAGGCTAACAAACAACTGATCCGCTCGCGTTGGCTCTGCTGTGACATCTGATTAGTGGACTGTCTTTTCGGAGACTTTGTAAGACCAGCTACAATCAGCCTTGTTATGTGCCAGCTTCTTTTTAACAATGAAGACAGATACAACTTATTAGCAACAGTTTATACGAGTTCACAGGCAGACTTGCCTTACACCTGCACTGCAGGCAGGGCCCGCTTCCGGCAGGAGTAAAAACTTTCCCGTCAGCAAACACTTTCTGGTCATAGCCACAATCTGTGGAGACAAGAACAACTTCTGGGAGTATGCCAAAGGTTCATTATCACAAGATGCTGAAATAGTGGCACAGACATAGCTAAACACCAAATGATGCAGATATTTACCACGGCAAGTAGGACAACACTCTCCCTTTGGTGTAGCTGGATGGCTGCATTGTGGGGTGGGACACAATGAGTCCACACGCTCACATGACACCTCACCTGCCTAACCAGTACACACAGATCAGAAAATCTGGCCTCTGGCTGTTAATACAGTAGCATTTAGACGCTGCTGTGATCAAAATCTTGAGTCTAAAGAAATTAATATAGCTGAGAGGCATCCAGTCACACGGGCTTCGTGAACTCACAGAGCAGCGGCAGTGAAGGCACGGTTCCGTCCTTGAGGAGAACTTCTGTCCATCCACGTACAGTTTGGACTCATATTCACACTGTTCACACCTGTGGGCAAACACGCAAAGGTCACGTGCAGTGGAAATCATTACACTTAAAGTCAAATAATATGGCTGCTGTGGAATTGGTTTTAAGGTGTAAAGGCAGGGTGGTCACCTGGGGCAACAGTCTCCAGGACGACGAACAGGGTTTTGGCAGGGCGGCGATGGACAAGGATGGGCTGAACAGAGCACATTTCCattctgcaggagaaaagatgaagatgGTTTTCAACGCAAAAATCATCTTTGAGTACACTTGAAAACATTAAAGTTTTTTCTATGACGCACCACACATGTGCAGTCCTGACACAGGTCACCAGCAGGGACCCGAGCACCGTTAGGGTAGTTGTCCCCGTTCACCccacaccctgacacacaaacgcacacagagTTGGTAGCTTAATACCTTCATGCTGCTGCATTAAAGCATCAGGTCTACCTTGGCAAACTGGACAGCAGCTATtgggtggaggagcagctgggttTGAACACGGGGTGCTGCAAGGCTCCCTCTCGCAGCGAGCGCGGCCCTCCTGCGGAGGCCAGAAAACAGGGCCGGTACAGATGAAGAGGACCAAAAAATGTCACAGCGGACCTACCACACACGAGCACACGTCACAGGGGTTCTCGGTCGACCTCCACTTGGTGCCGTGCTCGTAACGGACACCAGAATGAACGCAGCCTGGAGAAAGAGGGGACTCTCCATGTTGAGTCATGGATGAAGGATCAACCGTTTCAGATGATCAGAGAAAAAGTCCCAAACTATGGTGACTGTGCAGGTTTTTAGCTACTTCCTCACCTTTACACCGCTGGCAACAGTCTCCAGGTACGCTCTCTTTTAATGTGCAGTCCAGTGACGGGCAGGACAGGGGTTGACATTCTTTTATCCCCCCCTAAAGGATGGTAATGACAGGACACAGAGATGAAATCAGCCATTAACACATTTTTaggtatgttttttttttacggcAAAGTCTCACCTTACACGTACATGTCTGACAGCCATGGAGATCGTTGTGTGTGCCGTTGAAATCACACCCtgatgaggagacagagacaagaggaataaagaaaaatgctcgACCATCTGTTCAATCTGTAAATATTTGTCCTTTTAGcgatagaaaaaaaaagccgtTATTTGCCAGTCAAACGTCTTGTCAGGCTTTCTTTGGAGTAATTATAGAACAGTACGGTGGTGATGTAATATTCTTGTACTTGGTCTCTCAAACCATGTTTTATGGGCCAATAATAAAAACCAGAAGTGCCTGCAGCCTTCCAGCCGTTAAATACTGCCAACAGCAAGTCTATTAACACTGAAGCTGATTTACTGCTGGAGGAACTGGGACAGAAGTGCACAAGTAGCAGTTTCCTGGAGGATTCTCCGTACAACAACCCGCCAACTGGCTTAGAAAAACATCATCATTGATGTtagtttcattttaaagttgtttttttcagcatCCACCATTCTGTAAATCCAAGTGTTGCACACAGACATGAGCAGTTAGATGTTCTGGTGAAGGAATTCCAGAAAGGCTAATGATGACAGAGTGAGACAGGGATCAAGTGGGGCTGCCTAATGTGGCAGCCAGCAGGCATTTCCTGCAAAAACTCAAGCATGCACGAGATCAAAGCGTGTGTGGGAGTCAGCAGGCACGTATCGGCTGGGCGCCGTTGGAGTCTTCAGGCCGACATGCGGAAACAATTAAAGGTAAGATGGTTGGAAAGGCAGAGACAGTGACAAACAGCCTCAGCAAAAGGGGGTGGAGGTCTGGGGACATCAACCACAGTGCACATGAAAAGCCAGTGTTTATTCTGTGTCTTTACAacagctgttttaaaaaaaatatattttaaataagctTTTGCAGTGTGCAGCCATCTATGGACAAGACTCAGCATATATATGACAAGTGGAAAGAGTTTGATGGAAAAAACATGTAGAACAAGCAGGGCTATGTAAACAAAGGTTTTATATTATAAAGCAGGCAAACATCTTGGCAAACTGCATTTTTACATCTTTCAACCAGTGTTAGTATTTATAGCATAACATCCCTATATTTCCATGTGTCCTACTTAGCATTAGCGCTGTATCAGTCTCCAGTTTTCTCTTCATTGTTAGTTACACTGTTTTGGATGTGTATCCACTAAGGGAATGCTATTTAAATCATCATCTATGGtagttttctttccttttcttctctggtTGTGTTCACATATGTTTTTAGAGGTTTCCCCTGCCTAAGCCACAatacactcactcactttctactgcttgttcctccactgagggttgcggggggactggagcctatcccagcacaatgggcggaggcagggtacaccctggactggacgccagtcaattgcagggctaacacatatagacaaacaaccattctctctcacactcacacccacgggcagtttttttttagagtttccaattagcctaatcatgcatgtctttggactatgggaggaagccggagtacccggagagagcccacgcaggcacagggagaacatgcaaactccacgcagaaagtccccagcctcaatCCCAACcagggatcgaacccggggccttcttgctgtgaggcaacagtgctaaccaccacaccaccgtgccgcccagCCACAATACAATTCACGTGAAAATTGTCCCCTGAACTTGTCAGCTAATATGTAAGAAATGAAAACTGAGAAAACAGTCTTTGAAAACTGCTAATCCTGAGAAGACTTTGGAGTGTGTCTGGTTTATAGTTCTCTGCAGGGATCACCACATCAGGCCACCACACACTGGAAGGGATCAATGGGAAACTGTGAAACAGCTGTTAACCATAACGGAGTCAAAAAGCTTTGCTGCATAGACGGTGCAGGGAAGCACATTGCCTCTTCTTCTAAATCATGACCTTAATTATTTTAAAGAGTTGATGTTGCATACACGTCTGCAGCATTTACCCAACATGCACTGGTGGGGAAAGTGTTGCTGCCAATGGCTTAGAAAAAAACTTTGCCTTTTTGGGCCAAGCCACTTGTTGAAAAGAAAGGTGAAGGTCGTTAGAGGACGCCTGCACCTTCAATTTGGAAATTTGGGGTTACAGACAAGGTTCAAAGAGAGAAAACCCACAACCTGACACAGATGGAGCATGTTAATGTTAGCTTGCTCCTTGTCAAAATGGTGGTTTGTGCAGTTTAACAGTGACATAGAAAAGCATTTTCACCTTTAATGTTTGCTTGGCATTTGACCTTTCCagatgtgcatgtgcacacagtGTGGAGGTCAGTCTGCCAGCGCTGGCCGTCCTCCACGTCACggccctcccacacacaccgctgcctcacacactcacacccctcCAGGTACTGCACGCGAGACTGCAGGTCTGCGTTCtgtcaaaacaaaagcaaagactctttttaaataataattgaaTTTAAGGGTGACTTTAAATATACCTGAGATTTGAGCATGTCTAGCATAACAgccagctgctccagcctctgTTGCAGCTTCATCAGCTGGTCATCTTTCTGTTCCGGAGACCTTCCCCCTTGAGGGGTTCCGGGGGGGCCTAGCACTGCAGCTCTGTGCAGCTGGTCGCTCTGGATGTCGTGGGGATAACGCCTGGTTTTGTCCTTTGCCCTGCGGCTCATTTGAGGTTTACTGGTGGGCACTTGCCGGTGGCGCATTCCTGCGTTGTCAGTCTGGGAATCTGAGCTGTCGACGCCAGCGAAGTGGGAAGGAAGTCGGGCATCTGGAAGAGGAAAGCAGCCACTGATGGAAAAAGAGATACCTAAATAATAATGAATCACCAAAATGAAAACCCAATGCTAAATGAAGTTGTGTGCTGCCAGAGGATCAGAAGATATGATCTAATGCAGCTATTTCGCAGTGGTCATCAGTTGTGACATGTCGGAGTCATCACGCATGCAGCCTAAAAGCAAAACCTGGAAAACTGGGATTGACAAGGACATTTACTCACCCTTTCCTATTTTATGACAgctaaaaatacaataaattaTGACGCCAGAAGCCaaaatcaccatgacaacacaccATCCACTTCCCAGCTCCCATCCATGCTCAGTTGCATGATTTAAATTGTGAGAAGATTGCGGAGGCTTTGCGTTTACCTGTGTTATTGTCACAGAGCCACGGCCGCTGTAGGTAGGGTTTAACTGACATTTCAGCTCTCTTCAGATATCCCTGTAGTCATACCAAAACATAGACAGAGATATTTGACGGATTTTTATATTCTTTCATGTATAAAGGTGGTTTCAGTAGTTCTTTATGCCAAATTTGTGAGAAACTCACACTAAATTTGCTGTCCTTCTTTCCTGGAGTGCTGGCAAGAGTGACAACAACATCCTGGGGTATCAGGAGGTTAATTTTCTCCTCATGTTCTAGATGGAGAATCACAGCTTCTTGACAGTTTATAAAAAAAGCCAGTCTTTCAGGTTCCAGGCTCACGGCCAACTGTACCCACTCCTCCGTAGAGAAGGGGTTCCTCCCAGGAAAAGCAAACCTGGCAATCTGCTGACCTCCTCCCTGCCCTTTCAGGAAGGACAATTGCAGAGTGTCATtgagggtggaggagatgagctggaggatgggagaagatgcagaagagagggaaaggagagaggCGCTGGTGCCCGGGGACTGAAGCGCCACCAAATGCATCCCCATGCTTCCCTGAACGCTGGAGTGCAACAGGCGGGAATATTCAGGGGGAAGAGTCAAGTTTGGCGCCCTGGGTCGTATTCTGTACGCGGCGGGGCCAGACGGGGACTGCAGCCGGAACACGCCGCTGATACGGTCCGACATGTTTAAAGGTGCCAGAAGGTCAAGCACTGGGGTGGAAACAAAACAGAGTTTAACTCGAGATACACAAACATTCTTCCTGATGACCCGTGACAGGGAGAAGGAATCATTCATAGGAGTCCTTCATAAACTGGTCACTCGGGGCTGCCAGGAGGCCGATTGAATTCACCTTTTTCCAACATGGAAATGTCTGTAAAAAGCTGAAACTATTTGTTCTTGTGTAGAAAAGTGTAGAAATAACAACAGATGCTTTTTAAGTGGTCGTAAAATGTAATGGATGGAAAAATATTAATTCATCCAACGCGCAGTATTTAAGATGAACATAGCTCCGTCGAATTTAAACACAAATAAGCGTTTATTGCAACGCGTCAGTGTGAATGTGTCAGTGACCAAAGCAAACGTTGATAAACCTCACCATCCTGGGGATTTGGAGTGGAGTGTCCCCGCACACACAGCGCAAAAAGACACAGCAGATTCACGTTTGGCAGCATGAGCGGTCCAAGTTTGCAGCTTTCAAATTCTCCAAGAAAATCTGCCTGGCCGAATGTGCACCCTCATAAAAGCCGTGTCGGCCTTTTAAAGCAGATTCGTGGACTTCATTTCATCTGCTAGCAGAGCCTTTTTTTCCGCGCgcaaaaagaaacatgaaacaTCTGGATGCAGGCAGGGCGTCACTTCTCTGCGCTCACAAAATTACATTCCCCCGGGGCTCTTATCTACACCAGACTTTAACTCCATGATGACAAAAGCGGACAAGTTGTTTATTAGTCTCCTGGTGAAGATGCCGGCTATTTCTAATAAGTTAAACCCACTCCTGCGTGTATTTTCAGGTGTGCGGTGCGTAATAGGCAGTCACCAGCTATTGTCTCTGCCCGttcagtttcttcttctgtttttcctcatttagagagagggagtgagggagagagggggactCTCTCCACCCAGCACTGCGGAGCTCGATTCCCAGAGACCCCGCTTTGGTAATGAGCAAAAACCTGGCCTGGAGACTGGAGAGGAGCCACGAGTgtcagtgcatgtgtgtgtgtgcgtgtatttataccacacacaaatacacacacacacacacacacacacatttcttggCACAGATTCAGGACCCTATGTGTTTTCTCTAATGCACCATGCTGGAGAGAGGTCTCATCTGCTCTAGCCCAAATTCTTTTATCATTTGGATATTAAATGCTTAAAATAGATACCACTTGACCAACTCTGTACTAAATGCAATTTAGAACAGTTTTTAGCTGTTGGTTCCATATTGCTTTTAATGCTCATTCAAACGCCCGTTTCCATTTGTGCCCTAATTGCTCAATGTGGAGGATAGAATGGATGTGAGACATATCCAAGTAGTTTATGGCTTTATCTGTATTTAACAGACATATAGGTGATCACAGGTTGGGAATACCTATATAGACTGTACGAACAAATATATAATTCTATTTTTAACCGAATTTCTAGTGACATCTAGTGGCCATGACTAGTCAGCAACATCTGTTTTTTCAACGTTTGGACGATCCGAAAAAATGTCTTCTGTCTTCTGCTgatggctgagtgtgtgtgtgtgtgtgtgtgtgtgtgtgtgtgtgtgtgtgcttgacaaatacaaaaaaataaatgtgggtTAATCTTCAGATGACGCAGCCAATCTTTGATAGTTAATCCACTATGAGGCCGAGGCCTCATTAGTTAATTGTCCAAATCCAACAGACACGAGCTGTGTAACTGTGCGCACATATGCTGAAAAACTGCAGAATGCTTGACAAGCActgaaaaatgcatttaaaacatGACAAGAAAAAGAACATCAGTATTTATGCTTGACTCTTGACCACCGACTGCTTGTTGATCAGTTCATCAAGGTCGGGTGTCTTTGTTCCAAACAAATCTCTTGAACTCACTTGTGACCTCGCCATCAGGACCTGCACGCCTccatctctgtccctgtccaggtaagCCCCGCCTTCGGGCTTTAGCCTCTGAGCTGACATTTATCCCAGGATACACACCATAAGCTGCTGTCTGCATTTTAACATATGTAGGCCggatgcttgtgtgtgtttgtgtttgtgtgtgaggccTCTGTTAGCCACCGTTCTCTTTGATCATTACTGTAAACATGGCTCTCATTCTTAGCAGCGTTTGAGGGTGGGAGCAGTCAGCAATGCTGCCTCCATAACAAGTCAGGAGGATATGGGTGCCGACGGAGAAGCTTCAGAGGATTTGACACCAACAGGTACGTCAGGTGAGTGATTCACGACCACGATCATCTCACATTAAGCCTACATTTTGCCTGTTGACCTCAGGTTTGCAGGACATCTATTATTAAAAGACATGAgcccagagagacagaagaacaAGAAGCTAATGTTTTGCTGGTCTGACGAGTGAAAGCCAAGCAGAGACCCACTTAAGGGGGATTTAAGGGAATTACAGGACAAAGCGGAGGGTGTCTAAGCTAGTGCTTGATCGTTAAGAGAGAGTCTAACCCTTATGATTATTCTCAGATGAGGTGCTATCGAGGCACAGAATAAAGGTGCGTCTCTGGCTGCCCTTAGAGGTAATGCTGAGTGTATTTGTTTGTTATTGCTCTCTGAAGACATCATTCAGTGGTTCCTGAGGCCCAAGTGAGCCCAGAAATGGCCCTTACCGAAACAAAAAGTAGCATCTCCAAAGCCAAAGTCCTCGTCTGTTTGCTGGCGGCCTTCTGGTGTCTGCGCACAGCCGCAGGTACAACTTTAGCACGCCATCACTTCAAGGATGATCGTGGCAGAATCCACTGGTTTTTGACCACTCTGCATGTGGGTTTGCACAGGAATGTCAGGCTGGGGTGGGTGCATGGATGGCCAGGACGTGTACGGAAGCATCAGAGAAAACAGTCGTTATGGAGACGTTGTGGCTGAACTCATGGTTGAGCCCATGGTGGAGGGTATTTGGTGGAGCCTGGATGGAAAGGATGCGGATTGGTTCTTCTTGGAGGACAGCAGCATCCGGCTGAACGCgtcagctgagaaggtccttgACCGAGAGGTAAAACACCACTAGAATAATGAGAAAGAATAGTTAGTTCACACTCAAATAAATAAGCAGGTAAGGTTGGAATGTGTGCAGCTGTTCGTTAGTTTA
This window harbors:
- the kcp gene encoding kielin/chordin-like protein, with amino-acid sequence MLPNVNLLCLFALCVRGHSTPNPQDVLDLLAPLNMSDRISGVFRLQSPSGPAAYRIRPRAPNLTLPPEYSRLLHSSVQGSMGMHLVALQSPGTSASLLSLSSASSPILQLISSTLNDTLQLSFLKGQGGGQQIARFAFPGRNPFSTEEWVQLAVSLEPERLAFFINCQEAVILHLEHEEKINLLIPQDVVVTLASTPGKKDSKFSGYLKRAEMSVKPYLQRPWLCDNNTDARLPSHFAGVDSSDSQTDNAGMRHRQVPTSKPQMSRRAKDKTRRYPHDIQSDQLHRAAVLGPPGTPQGGRSPEQKDDQLMKLQQRLEQLAVMLDMLKSQNADLQSRVQYLEGCECVRQRCVWEGRDVEDGQRWQTDLHTVCTCTSGKVKCQANIKGCDFNGTHNDLHGCQTCTCKGGIKECQPLSCPSLDCTLKESVPGDCCQRCKGCVHSGVRYEHGTKWRSTENPCDVCSCVEGRARCEREPCSTPCSNPAAPPPNSCCPVCQGCGVNGDNYPNGARVPAGDLCQDCTCVNGNVLCSAHPCPSPPCQNPVRRPGDCCPRCEQCEYESKLYVDGQKFSSRTEPCLHCRCSAGEVSCERVDSLCPTPQCSHPATPKGECCPTCRDCGYDQKVFADGKVFTPAGSGPCLQCRCKGGSVICQEEKCPPIKCTNPIIDPHACCPTCKACVLDGLEYEEGSKWHPDGPCIICTCINGTPQCSPTRCLTTDCSHPTKAPGSCCASCESCTYNHRIYSNGQRFSTPDQPCQVCACQYGSVVCDRSPCPPLNCSNSYTPPGQCCPKCPDCVFENRVFVDGEAFPNPFNACEECKCVSGSTECQQTQCPRPHCNAPLSGLCCQNNCNGCNYAGKVYPNGQDFPHPTDSCRTCSCINGNVQCLMKRCPQLACTNPNLLPGDCCPRCPAPPADCVFEKQTYRHSQRFYHPSDSCQSCACTDGAVRCQRKPCPFAACSHPILQECCRTCEGCLHEGRERANGEMWDDSSDTCVACICREGSVRCDRKRCPPSNCKHPVQRQCCMSCEGCMYHGKEYADGTEFADGNNPCGVCYCYGGDVVCTRIPCYGDCSHPYKPPGQCCGECERCFYNGAILTNGQSFPDPGNLCSECTCQSGSVRCSRASCPPPLCSHPVTNACSCPVCDGCYYRGLTHGDGQIFPGEEGCQDCTCSRGEVVCAQRRCPAVSCSHPALDGCACGVCDGCSFYGRSCFNGEQFPNPADRCQLCSCSSGSVVCSRVSCPSVACVNPVTLPEECCPRCTGICRYLGKEYPSGSTFASPFNPCSSCSCLNEVVNCQKRPCPVQCSNPVPSDTCCPVCDSCLYEGVVHTHGHTFTTPSNPCQHCTCARGTVTCVALVCPQTPCLHPVTKPGQCCPECTVCTVGGREFSDGQTWTLSSNHCSTCTCQAGEVKCASPDCPKLPCMHQVTDPGACCPRCRGCMYGGQNHEEGSSWFAGSTPCISCMCVDGVTTCSEIRCLSPCINFINVPGECCPVCADCVFEGSVYGPGDSFHPAGDPCQICTCEVLPNGEQHLRCYRKQCPSLVDCPKSNILFSAPDSCCPICAQPLSNCTTALIGNEISATNDPCFTCHCKDLTWTCLHQTCPQLTCPQIEQSTPTDSCCPVCKDCVIEGQNRRVANGSRWTDSDDDCITCTCNLGYIECSIEECSPVECPNGQKPVKIPGKCCYECQDSSVSCLYQGTMYNSNEQWDVDVCTSCTCVSGDVHCQNQRCPLLTCATDEMPALVPGLCCPHCLPRPATCIAFGDPHYRTFDGRMLHFQGACTYILVQDCEGGDFSIQVTNDDRGRKGVSWTKEVTVSIGVITVQLLQDWVVKVNDETVSLPLLREPHIYIERQSNTILLNTNIGLKVMWSGRSHLEVSVPGTYKGNTCGLCGNFNNYYQDDLRMPSGQISLSEADFGNSWKVKNGSRSLSSCRAGEDIDPCKHAGYQAKKGANARCKVLKSAAFKPCHRVVPPESWYGACVYDLCACGANTDECLCDTLEAYASQCREAGVILQWRSTSLCAVGCPVERGFVFDECGPPCPVTCFNVDVPLGVLESHCFKPCVPGCQCPAGLVLHNNYCIRPEKCPKIIHGDAS